Proteins co-encoded in one Leptospiraceae bacterium genomic window:
- the cas4 gene encoding CRISPR-associated protein Cas4, giving the protein MKISGTQIHYYFICKRKLWLYVNEITMETNSDIVYEGKLIHENSYEKRNEKYKEIEIEGIKIDFYDPHNKVIHEIKKSKKMEKAHEWQLKFYIYILELAGIIGVTGILEYPEQKKNKEILLEDKDRLILQNTKQEIAQIVEANSPCPALIHSKICKKCSYYDFCYIGETEEEE; this is encoded by the coding sequence ATGAAAATCAGCGGAACCCAGATACACTATTACTTCATCTGCAAGAGAAAACTCTGGCTCTATGTAAATGAAATCACTATGGAAACCAATTCCGATATCGTCTATGAAGGAAAACTTATACATGAGAATAGCTATGAAAAACGCAATGAGAAATATAAGGAAATAGAAATCGAGGGAATTAAAATCGACTTCTATGACCCTCATAATAAAGTCATACACGAGATAAAGAAATCCAAGAAGATGGAAAAGGCCCATGAATGGCAGTTAAAATTTTATATTTATATATTAGAATTAGCAGGGATAATAGGAGTTACCGGAATCTTAGAATACCCGGAACAAAAGAAGAACAAAGAAATTCTTCTGGAAGATAAAGATAGACTTATTCTCCAAAATACGAAACAAGAAATCGCTCAGATTGTAGAAGCCAATAGCCCCTGCCCTGCCCTGATTCATTCGAAGATATGTAAAAAATGCTCGTATTACGACTTTTGCTATATAGGAGAAACAGAGGAAGAAGAATGA
- the cas3 gene encoding CRISPR-associated helicase Cas3', whose amino-acid sequence MNGIKKVLANIPTIPGLLNNYKDYYAHTSNSNSPESLEDHCELVKKYLENIISKNSYDTVISSLLECFINENNYFKNSIKELFLSSIIFHDLGKINENFQIERLNNTRFNKSNNGLDTGHSFLGLYIFIMYWLKIIDDKLSDSKLSDEDAVGLLVICLFLSYPILKHHSSFLGNTKKNILSLQIHKHILKLKHYLLQYNIVVDDDLVNNLINEDMNTLFDNFKSLYTDYEFSLFSLLKLNYSLLTSSDYLATSHYMLGWNQIYNDLGLLDEGKKRNIIKYFYHDNKAKEYNKNLNQQHDYFKNYSLDNLQERKNDNLNIIRQKLAVEVIESIRNHSESNLFYLEAPTGSGKTNLSMIALVELLKIDIEMKANSISKVFYVFPFTTLITQTYTVIKETLGLEDSEIIELHSKAGFKDKNEEEKDGVYGSEKLNYIDNLFVNYPFCLLSHIRFFDILKGNKKENNYLLHRLANSIVIIDELQSYNPLHWDKIIYFISNYSKYFNIKFILMSATLPRIDKLLNNTESLFTELIPDSIKYFTNPNFKDRTIFDFTLREKKEKITLKNLSEEVLKQATSYSKTNKTNPDSVYVIIEFIFKKTASEFYSIIKNNNEISDFFEEIFVLSGTILEPRRKEIINFLKNKDNRKKKILLITTQVVEAGVDIDMDIGFKDTSLIDSDEQLAGRINRNVKKDNCILYLFKYDDPSVIYKNDERYRVTREKLSISDYKNILETKQFSKLYNEVMNKIINWNSSKYKDNFTNYKNYICDLNFEKVNNEFQLIDNDNISIYIPLEIKIEIQGSIDKNFTEKELNFLNQLGVNTKVVVDGGEVWKIYESIIHNKKLDFINKRISLKTLQGIMSKFIISIFAKSNEIKNLEVYGEYKYGFLYLWNYEPVYDYTSGIKDGLLDNFF is encoded by the coding sequence ATGAACGGTATAAAAAAAGTATTGGCTAATATACCAACTATTCCAGGGCTCTTGAACAATTATAAAGATTACTACGCCCATACATCTAACTCTAACTCCCCCGAAAGTTTGGAAGATCACTGTGAACTTGTAAAAAAGTACTTAGAGAATATTATTTCTAAAAATAGTTATGATACAGTTATTAGTTCTTTACTCGAATGCTTTATCAATGAAAACAATTACTTTAAAAACAGTATAAAGGAATTGTTTTTATCTTCTATAATTTTTCATGATCTTGGAAAAATTAATGAAAACTTTCAAATTGAAAGATTAAATAATACACGGTTTAATAAATCTAATAATGGATTAGATACCGGACACTCTTTTTTAGGTTTATATATTTTTATTATGTATTGGCTTAAAATAATCGATGACAAGCTATCAGATTCAAAACTTTCAGATGAAGATGCTGTAGGCCTTTTGGTTATATGTTTATTTCTTTCTTATCCAATACTGAAGCATCATAGTTCCTTTCTGGGTAACACTAAGAAAAACATTTTATCTTTACAAATTCACAAACACATTTTGAAGTTAAAGCATTACCTACTACAATATAATATAGTAGTAGATGACGATTTGGTTAATAATCTCATTAATGAAGATATGAATACTTTGTTTGATAATTTTAAAAGTTTATATACAGATTATGAATTTTCCTTATTTTCTTTATTAAAACTAAACTACTCTTTACTTACTTCTTCTGACTATCTGGCAACTTCTCATTATATGTTAGGTTGGAATCAGATTTATAATGATTTAGGACTTTTAGATGAAGGAAAAAAAAGAAATATTATCAAATATTTTTATCATGATAATAAAGCTAAAGAATATAATAAAAACTTAAATCAACAGCATGATTACTTTAAAAACTATTCCTTAGATAATTTACAAGAGAGAAAGAATGATAATCTAAATATAATCAGGCAAAAGTTAGCAGTAGAAGTTATTGAATCCATTAGAAACCATTCGGAAAGTAATCTGTTTTATTTAGAGGCCCCCACAGGTTCTGGAAAAACAAATCTTTCAATGATAGCTTTAGTTGAGTTATTAAAAATCGATATAGAGATGAAGGCAAATTCTATTTCTAAAGTATTTTATGTATTTCCATTTACAACACTTATTACTCAAACTTATACAGTAATAAAAGAAACTTTAGGTTTAGAAGATTCTGAAATAATAGAACTGCATTCCAAAGCAGGATTCAAAGATAAAAATGAAGAAGAAAAAGATGGTGTATACGGTAGTGAGAAATTAAATTATATAGATAATCTTTTTGTAAATTATCCATTCTGCCTATTATCACATATTCGATTTTTTGATATTCTGAAAGGAAATAAAAAAGAAAACAATTACCTATTACATCGATTAGCTAACTCCATTGTTATCATAGATGAACTCCAATCCTACAATCCTTTACATTGGGATAAGATTATTTATTTTATTTCTAATTACTCAAAGTATTTTAACATTAAATTTATATTGATGTCAGCAACCCTACCAAGAATAGATAAGCTTTTAAATAATACTGAATCATTATTTACCGAACTAATTCCGGATTCTATAAAATACTTTACAAATCCAAACTTTAAAGATCGAACAATATTTGATTTTACATTGAGAGAGAAGAAAGAGAAAATAACATTAAAAAACCTATCAGAAGAAGTTTTAAAGCAAGCTACAAGTTACTCAAAGACGAATAAAACAAATCCGGATAGCGTGTATGTAATTATAGAATTTATATTCAAAAAAACAGCTTCAGAATTCTACTCGATTATAAAAAATAATAATGAAATTAGTGATTTTTTTGAAGAGATATTTGTTCTTTCTGGAACTATTTTGGAACCTAGAAGAAAAGAAATTATTAACTTTTTAAAGAACAAAGATAATCGAAAAAAGAAAATATTGCTAATTACTACGCAGGTGGTAGAAGCAGGTGTAGATATTGATATGGACATAGGCTTTAAGGACACTTCTTTAATCGATAGTGACGAACAATTAGCCGGAAGAATAAATAGAAATGTAAAAAAGGATAATTGTATTTTATATCTTTTTAAGTATGATGATCCTTCAGTGATCTATAAAAATGATGAGCGATATAGAGTAACAAGAGAAAAATTAAGTATAAGTGACTATAAAAACATTCTTGAAACTAAACAATTCTCAAAGCTTTATAACGAAGTTATGAATAAAATCATTAATTGGAACAGTAGTAAATATAAAGATAATTTCACTAACTATAAAAACTATATCTGCGACCTAAATTTCGAGAAAGTCAATAATGAATTTCAACTAATAGATAATGATAATATTTCAATTTATATTCCTTTGGAAATAAAAATTGAAATTCAAGGCTCTATAGATAAAAACTTTACTGAAAAAGAGCTAAACTTTTTAAATCAACTTGGAGTAAATACTAAAGTTGTTGTTGATGGTGGAGAAGTCTGGAAAATATATGAAAGTATAATACATAATAAGAAGTTAGATTTTATAAACAAAAGGATATCATTGAAAACTTTACAAGGAATAATGTCAAAATTTATAATTTCAATATTTGCTAAATCTAATGAAATTAAGAATTTGGAAGTATACGGAGAATATAAATATGGCTTCTTATATTTATGGAATTATGAGCCAGTTTATGATTATACTTCAGGAATCAAAGACGGACTATTGGACAACTTCTTCTAA
- the cas2 gene encoding CRISPR-associated endonuclease Cas2, with translation MYVILVYDVDAKRVGKMLKLCRKYLTWIQNSVFEGEITEVKLKELSLKAKKIMDSNTDSLIIFKSREQRWLEKEIIGLEKNSTDNFF, from the coding sequence ATGTATGTAATTCTCGTTTATGATGTGGATGCAAAGCGAGTTGGTAAAATGCTAAAGCTTTGCAGGAAATACTTGACCTGGATTCAAAATTCGGTATTCGAAGGAGAAATTACAGAAGTAAAATTAAAAGAACTCAGCCTGAAAGCGAAAAAAATCATGGACAGTAATACGGATAGTCTCATAATCTTTAAAAGTCGCGAACAACGCTGGCTGGAAAAGGAAATCATAGGACTCGAAAAGAATTCTACTGATAATTTCTTCTGA
- the cas6 gene encoding CRISPR-associated endoribonuclease Cas6: MNRFRFTLAAGSGDRLLPLDYSYFLSSYVYKTISKENPAYANWLHEKGYGEKRKLFKFFNFGTLVTKEYKIHGDRLKLLHPNLSWELSFAHEEAALPFIRGLFLNNTFRIGDEISSVEFRVNQIECLPCPEFQEEMKYKTYSPVCADYQFPGEKYTTYLEPGHELYTKIIYNNLISKYNILFPDKTTPEGEFEIELLSETKRKVLQIQKKNQKPVRVKGYTFTFKLKAHPELQKLAYYAGIGKENSMGFGCLGIRD, encoded by the coding sequence ATGAATAGATTTCGATTTACATTGGCCGCAGGTTCGGGAGATAGACTCTTACCCCTCGATTATTCCTATTTCCTGAGTTCTTATGTTTATAAAACTATATCTAAGGAAAATCCGGCTTATGCCAACTGGTTACACGAAAAAGGCTATGGAGAAAAACGGAAACTGTTTAAGTTTTTTAATTTCGGAACTCTCGTAACAAAGGAATACAAAATCCATGGAGACAGACTCAAACTATTGCATCCGAACTTAAGCTGGGAACTCTCCTTTGCCCACGAAGAAGCCGCCCTACCCTTCATCCGGGGCCTATTTTTAAATAATACCTTTCGGATAGGTGACGAAATTTCTTCTGTAGAGTTTCGCGTAAATCAAATTGAATGCCTGCCCTGTCCGGAATTTCAAGAGGAAATGAAGTATAAAACCTACAGCCCTGTCTGTGCGGATTACCAATTTCCCGGTGAAAAATATACTACTTATCTCGAACCGGGTCATGAACTATATACAAAAATTATTTATAATAATCTAATAAGCAAATACAACATACTTTTTCCTGATAAAACAACGCCGGAAGGAGAATTTGAAATAGAACTCTTAAGCGAAACCAAACGTAAGGTATTGCAGATTCAAAAAAAGAACCAGAAACCGGTCCGGGTAAAAGGATACACCTTTACCTTCAAACTAAAAGCTCATCCGGAATTGCAGAAGCTGGCCTACTACGCCGGCATAGGTAAGGAAAATAGTATGGGCTTCGGTTGTCTGGGGATTAGGGATTAG
- the cas1b gene encoding type I-B CRISPR-associated endonuclease Cas1, with amino-acid sequence MKGSYYFFNPGRIARHDNTIQINFYPKEGEEPQRPRHIPVEHVDELYLLGSMDANSAFFNFVGKHGIMVHFFDYYENYTGSFYPKEYLLSGRLLVKQVEANINFEKRLSLAKAILKAAAYNMNKNLQYYQNRDKDLLKEIETIETLRIKLSEAKDISELMGIEGNIRETYYTGFDKIVDGYTMNGRSKQPPENELNAMISFGNGLCYAACVRAIYHTQLNPSISYLHVPGERRFSLSLDIAEIFKPVITDRLIFKLLNKREIQKKDFIKGTNGCFLNENGRNTFARAYDNRLKETIEHRELKKKVSYKQLIQLECYKLIKDLMGLKEYKGFKMRW; translated from the coding sequence ATGAAAGGTTCATATTATTTTTTTAATCCCGGAAGAATAGCCAGACACGATAACACTATCCAAATTAACTTCTACCCTAAGGAAGGAGAAGAACCACAAAGGCCGAGACATATACCCGTTGAACATGTGGACGAACTCTATTTATTGGGAAGTATGGATGCAAATTCAGCGTTCTTTAACTTCGTCGGGAAACATGGGATTATGGTGCATTTCTTTGATTACTATGAAAACTATACCGGGTCTTTTTATCCAAAAGAATACTTACTTTCAGGAAGACTTTTAGTCAAGCAGGTAGAAGCCAATATAAACTTTGAAAAACGATTATCCCTGGCCAAAGCTATACTCAAAGCAGCGGCTTATAATATGAATAAGAATCTACAGTATTACCAGAATCGAGACAAAGACCTGCTAAAAGAAATTGAAACCATAGAGACATTAAGAATCAAGCTTTCTGAAGCGAAAGACATTTCAGAATTAATGGGAATCGAAGGGAATATTCGAGAAACCTATTATACTGGATTTGATAAAATCGTAGATGGATACACTATGAATGGAAGAAGTAAGCAACCTCCGGAGAATGAATTAAATGCTATGATTTCTTTTGGAAATGGACTTTGCTATGCTGCCTGTGTGCGGGCGATTTATCATACACAACTAAATCCTTCGATTTCATACTTGCATGTTCCGGGAGAAAGAAGGTTTTCTCTTTCTTTAGATATAGCAGAAATATTTAAACCTGTGATAACTGATAGACTTATCTTTAAACTATTGAATAAAAGAGAAATACAGAAAAAAGATTTTATTAAAGGAACCAATGGTTGTTTCTTGAATGAGAATGGGAGAAATACATTTGCCAGGGCTTATGATAACCGATTAAAGGAAACTATAGAACATAGAGAATTAAAGAAAAAAGTAAGTTATAAACAACTTATACAATTAGAATGTTATAAACTAATCAAAGACCTCATGGGTTTAAAAGAATATAAGGGATTTAAGATGAGGTGGTAA
- a CDS encoding XisI protein yields the protein MEKLEHYYSIILDVINFYGSLKPEGDEHLTIEKIIDRENKRFALFSIGWENSNRIHDCIIHIDIIDDKVYIQEDTTDLPIARVLEDKGISNEDLVLSYMEK from the coding sequence ATGGAAAAATTAGAACATTATTATAGCATCATTTTAGATGTCATTAACTTCTATGGGAGCTTGAAACCCGAAGGCGATGAGCATTTAACTATCGAAAAGATTATTGATAGGGAAAATAAACGCTTTGCCCTCTTTAGTATAGGTTGGGAAAACTCTAATAGAATCCATGATTGTATAATCCATATAGATATTATCGATGACAAAGTCTATATACAAGAAGATACTACAGATTTACCCATTGCAAGAGTTTTAGAAGATAAAGGTATTTCTAATGAAGATCTGGTTTTATCTTATATGGAGAAATAG
- a CDS encoding site-specific integrase yields MELEKRKKDSPASLRLTGEENYDTHVRDFNEYIHTNDLSLNSESIRSFIELKKTEKNRFGKKNSPATLRKIKSSLLQSVKKTFPANSDELAFLEFVFQKIKISKPAERTRPLTKEQVEQIFANCNREYKLLLKFLLVSCVRVSEFCNIRKEDVSPSSNRGLSLVHIREGKGNKERFIEVPSILIKEIQNQIPSEEYLFEYIKTYTDVSKNHTAPYYREKVNRLINDIAEDTFGEDIHLHPHIFRKTGGQILMDSTGDVHKVQAHLGHSDVSTTIKSYLKSTISGKDIITAFKDYL; encoded by the coding sequence ATGGAACTGGAAAAGAGAAAGAAGGATTCGCCTGCATCCCTGCGGCTTACGGGAGAAGAAAACTACGATACCCACGTTCGGGATTTCAACGAATACATACATACAAATGATTTAAGTTTGAATTCCGAAAGCATCCGCTCTTTTATAGAGCTTAAGAAAACAGAAAAAAATCGTTTTGGAAAGAAGAATTCCCCGGCGACTTTACGCAAAATCAAATCCTCTCTATTGCAGTCAGTTAAGAAAACTTTTCCGGCCAATTCCGATGAATTAGCTTTTTTAGAATTTGTCTTTCAGAAAATTAAGATAAGTAAACCGGCAGAGAGAACCAGACCATTAACAAAAGAGCAGGTCGAACAAATTTTTGCTAATTGCAATCGAGAATATAAACTTTTGCTCAAATTCCTTTTAGTGTCCTGTGTAAGGGTCTCGGAGTTTTGTAATATTCGAAAAGAAGATGTGAGTCCTTCTTCCAACCGGGGCTTAAGTCTGGTTCATATCCGGGAAGGAAAAGGAAATAAGGAGCGTTTTATCGAAGTACCTTCTATACTTATCAAAGAAATTCAAAACCAGATTCCATCTGAAGAGTATCTCTTTGAGTATATCAAAACCTATACCGATGTTTCTAAAAATCATACAGCTCCTTACTACCGAGAAAAAGTAAATCGTCTGATTAATGATATTGCAGAAGATACATTCGGAGAGGATATTCACCTTCATCCGCACATTTTCCGAAAAACAGGAGGTCAAATTCTGATGGACTCTACAGGTGATGTGCACAAAGTCCAGGCTCATTTAGGCCATTCAGATGTATCTACAACTATTAAAAGTTATCTGAAAAGCACGATAAGCGGTAAAGATATTATAACAGCATTTAAGGATTATTTATAG
- a CDS encoding type I CRISPR-associated protein Cas7, giving the protein MTDNKKASFENRVFGCVIVKSINSNYNADFTHQPRTLPDGTVYATDKALKYTIRNYIDRVYTEEKVFYFKRLNEDLNPLDLVGMYKRVFNSEIKSDSKDKLLINLLSCIDIKLFGATFAPKGNDQKGKNISIHGPVQINHGVNRFPENSIYSEQIMSPFSNPKEKKGKDNEESESSEPGMTTLGSQSKLKEGHYVHHFSINPLNLRDHSEIANKGKKESETVFLSNLDIEKLKEGMKKGATYYDSASKAGTENELLLWIQLKKESKAVLPNLSELVEVERKESGQVKIDLSKIKEVLESRKDEIEKIEVSYNSSITELIGLPDNSVISEL; this is encoded by the coding sequence ATGACAGATAATAAAAAAGCATCTTTCGAAAATAGAGTATTTGGTTGTGTAATAGTAAAATCTATTAACTCAAATTATAATGCAGATTTCACCCACCAGCCCAGAACATTACCGGATGGCACTGTTTACGCTACTGATAAAGCGTTGAAATATACTATTCGAAACTATATTGATAGGGTATATACAGAAGAAAAAGTTTTTTACTTTAAGCGGTTAAATGAAGATTTGAATCCTCTTGACTTAGTTGGAATGTATAAGAGAGTTTTTAATTCTGAAATAAAAAGTGACTCTAAAGATAAACTACTTATCAATTTATTAAGCTGTATCGACATAAAACTTTTCGGCGCTACATTTGCTCCTAAAGGTAATGATCAAAAAGGAAAAAATATTTCTATTCATGGACCAGTGCAAATTAATCATGGAGTAAATCGATTTCCAGAAAATAGCATTTATTCAGAACAAATCATGTCACCTTTTAGCAATCCAAAAGAAAAAAAAGGGAAAGATAATGAGGAATCTGAAAGTAGTGAACCAGGAATGACCACACTTGGTTCTCAGTCCAAACTCAAAGAAGGTCATTATGTTCACCACTTTTCTATTAATCCCCTAAACCTTAGAGACCATTCTGAAATAGCAAACAAAGGTAAAAAAGAATCTGAAACAGTATTTCTTTCCAATTTAGATATTGAAAAATTAAAAGAAGGTATGAAAAAAGGAGCAACCTATTATGATTCAGCTTCTAAAGCCGGAACTGAAAATGAACTATTACTCTGGATTCAATTAAAAAAAGAATCAAAAGCTGTTTTACCAAATTTGTCTGAGTTAGTAGAGGTGGAAAGGAAAGAATCCGGACAAGTAAAAATTGATTTAAGTAAAATCAAAGAGGTTTTAGAAAGTCGTAAAGATGAGATAGAAAAAATTGAAGTTAGTTATAACAGCTCTATCACAGAGTTAATCGGACTACCTGATAACTCAGTTATAAGTGAATTATAA
- the cas5 gene encoding CRISPR-associated protein Cas5, which yields MNKLISFDLHADMGFFKKPDINDKIFLTYNMLHKPALLGILGAIIGLSGYKEKDIFPEYYNILKELPVGIEPLNHENGNFQKTTIKYNNGVGYASGEDGGNLIINEQTLIKPSYRVYLLLNPEYEYHSKIFTYIREGNAEFLPYLGKNDYSTWWSKNNVMQYDYKIFECSNDFSISSIYYKQNPLKSEKVKPIISFKNRVVFKGFSYFESLPIGFHEGLFQYILADFVFTNWTLSKESSIPSLYSLNNEKIIQLF from the coding sequence ATGAATAAATTAATTTCTTTTGACTTACATGCAGATATGGGCTTTTTTAAAAAGCCCGATATCAATGATAAAATTTTTCTTACTTATAATATGCTTCACAAACCCGCACTTTTAGGAATTTTGGGAGCTATTATAGGTCTATCGGGATATAAAGAGAAAGACATCTTTCCTGAATATTACAACATCTTGAAAGAATTGCCTGTTGGAATTGAACCTTTGAATCATGAAAATGGAAACTTCCAAAAGACTACAATTAAGTATAATAATGGAGTCGGATACGCTAGTGGAGAAGATGGTGGTAATCTTATCATTAATGAGCAAACGTTAATTAAGCCATCCTATCGAGTATATCTTTTATTGAATCCGGAATATGAATATCATAGTAAAATTTTTACTTACATTAGGGAAGGTAATGCTGAGTTTTTACCTTACCTCGGTAAGAATGATTATTCCACCTGGTGGAGTAAAAATAACGTAATGCAATATGATTACAAAATATTTGAGTGTTCTAATGATTTTAGTATCTCTTCTATCTATTATAAACAGAATCCTTTAAAATCTGAAAAAGTAAAACCTATAATATCCTTTAAAAATAGAGTTGTTTTTAAAGGATTTAGCTATTTCGAAAGTTTACCAATAGGTTTTCATGAAGGTTTATTTCAGTATATTTTAGCAGATTTTGTTTTTACCAATTGGACACTTTCAAAAGAATCTTCTATTCCAAGCTTATATAGCTTAAATAATGAAAAAATAATACAACTATTTTAA
- a CDS encoding DUF5063 domain-containing protein, whose product MHPFVKTAKSFCKIIEKNQDYKPRAFKMILYKSILQLLYHVAKLSDEDIYSVSKYDLDASTIFSELKEIFSTKNFYKEIYNPYDFNDIEPVIGSLADDLTDIYKELKPGLIKWKKVNKKKKRKILSTWKFTFKIHWGEHATGAVRALYYQLYTKQ is encoded by the coding sequence ATGCATCCATTTGTAAAAACAGCCAAATCATTTTGTAAGATTATAGAAAAGAATCAAGATTACAAACCAAGAGCTTTTAAGATGATTCTTTATAAATCTATTCTACAGCTATTATACCATGTAGCTAAGCTGTCTGATGAAGATATATATTCTGTTAGCAAGTATGATCTCGATGCCAGTACAATCTTTAGTGAACTCAAGGAAATATTTTCAACAAAAAATTTCTACAAAGAAATATATAATCCCTATGATTTTAATGATATCGAGCCTGTAATAGGAAGTCTTGCAGATGACCTTACAGATATTTATAAAGAATTAAAGCCTGGATTAATTAAGTGGAAAAAAGTGAATAAAAAGAAGAAAAGGAAAATATTATCAACATGGAAATTTACGTTTAAAATTCATTGGGGAGAACATGCAACAGGTGCAGTTCGTGCTTTATACTACCAGTTATATACAAAACAATAA
- a CDS encoding type II toxin-antitoxin system VapC family toxin, translated as MKQAIIDTDTLSFFFRNNPKVTKKLDKYLKEFGFINISIITYYEVLNGLYFKDAKNQLSKFEKFVELNEILPLTDEIAKKAAEIYARLKKNGNPIGHNDTLIASTAIVNNMKLITNNTNHFNRIEELDIDNWNE; from the coding sequence ATGAAGCAGGCTATTATCGACACTGACACCCTTTCCTTCTTCTTCAGAAATAATCCTAAAGTTACTAAGAAACTTGACAAATATTTAAAAGAATTTGGATTTATTAATATCAGTATCATAACTTATTATGAAGTATTAAATGGCCTTTATTTCAAAGATGCCAAAAATCAATTATCTAAATTTGAAAAATTCGTCGAGTTAAATGAAATATTACCTTTAACCGATGAGATTGCAAAAAAGGCAGCAGAAATTTATGCCAGACTTAAGAAAAATGGTAATCCCATAGGACACAACGATACTCTTATTGCCAGTACTGCAATTGTGAATAATATGAAATTAATTACGAATAACACAAATCATTTTAATCGTATTGAAGAATTAGATATTGATAATTGGAATGAGTAA
- a CDS encoding DUF4469 domain-containing protein, giving the protein MSIKYSLHRTVIGNADNKFHSRVVTPQVFNREELVKRMLDSGTSVTRSDILAVLNLLESTVTNVLLEGGRINLDGFIQFYPLIQGVFNDEFDNFDSSKHKIDVGVRASSELKQLVSQAKVEKVESQVNLPVMKAFIDFKTGERNSSIFPGTIAALKGKNLKFNPEREDEGLYIQNMQDMNYTRIETLSKNAALELNFLVPPVINEGNTYRFELRNRMQASNTLKVTRLSFALTGAA; this is encoded by the coding sequence ATGTCTATAAAATACAGCTTACACAGGACTGTTATCGGAAATGCTGATAATAAGTTCCATTCCAGGGTCGTAACACCACAGGTTTTTAACCGTGAAGAACTTGTAAAACGAATGCTCGATAGCGGAACCAGTGTGACCAGAAGCGATATTCTGGCCGTTTTAAACCTGCTTGAGTCTACAGTAACCAATGTTCTACTTGAAGGCGGCAGAATTAACCTCGATGGTTTTATCCAGTTTTATCCCCTGATTCAGGGCGTTTTTAACGATGAATTTGATAATTTTGACTCTTCGAAACATAAAATTGATGTGGGAGTAAGGGCTTCTTCCGAACTCAAACAGCTCGTCAGTCAGGCAAAGGTTGAAAAGGTCGAAAGCCAGGTAAACCTGCCCGTCATGAAGGCGTTCATTGATTTCAAAACCGGCGAAAGAAACAGTAGCATTTTCCCGGGAACGATTGCCGCCCTGAAAGGCAAGAACCTCAAGTTCAACCCGGAAAGAGAAGACGAGGGTCTTTATATACAGAATATGCAGGATATGAACTATACGAGGATAGAAACTTTGTCCAAAAATGCAGCTTTAGAGCTGAATTTTCTGGTTCCTCCTGTGATAAACGAGGGAAATACCTATCGTTTTGAACTCAGAAACCGGATGCAGGCTTCTAATACCCTGAAAGTAACCCGACTTTCCTTTGCTTTGACAGGCGCCGCCTGA